In one window of Henckelia pumila isolate YLH828 chromosome 1, ASM3356847v2, whole genome shotgun sequence DNA:
- the LOC140871625 gene encoding uncharacterized protein, whose product MVQERYVPLALSDIDLSAVICETNMVDDPRGWWIDTGSTSHVCAEKDMYSTYATVGDRKLFMENSATSEVVGVGNVVLKMTSGKEVTLKNVLHVPDIRKNLVSGSLLSKAGFSKDEAIDAFKKYKTEIENQRSSKIKMIRSDRGGEYVAPFEEFCLTSIQWRCRTQKSNIKGNDERVANKFWLTSKYVG is encoded by the exons ATGGTTCAAGAAAGGTATGTACCTTTAGCACTTTCTGATATTGATCTTAGTGCTGTTATATGTGAGACCAACATGGTGGATGATCCAAGAGGATGGTGGATCGATACCGGCTCTACGAGTCACGTGTGTGCCGAGAAAGACATGTATTCCACCTATGCCACCGTTGGGGATCGAAAGTTGTTCATGGAAAACTCCGCAACGTCTGAAGTTGTGGGAGTGGGAAATGTGGTGTTGAAGATGACCTCTGGTAAAGAGGTGACGCTCAAAAATGTGCTGCATGTGCCAGACATTCGGAAGAACTTAGTTTCTGGTTCACTCTTGAGCAAGGCTGGATTt agcaaagatgaagcGATCGACgctttcaagaaatataaaactgagattgaaaatcaacgaagttcgaaaattaaaatgattcgaagtgatcgaggtggagagtatgtggctccttttgaagaattttgc CTCACCTCAATCCAATGGCGTTGCAGAACGCAAAAATCGAACATTAAAGGAAATGATGAACGCGTTGCTAATAAATTCTGGCTTACCTCAAAATATGTGGGGTGA
- the LOC140871633 gene encoding uncharacterized protein: MSTVSFTPLASAPAHGEKPPKFSGADFKRWQQKMLFYLTTLNLSRFLKEDPPVVVEGDSDTQRRTSIDAWNHNDFLCRNYILNGLDDTLYSVYSYVKTAKELWDSLEKKYKTEDAGIKKFVVGKFLDFKMVDSKTVMSQVQEIQIILHDLLAEGMEINEPFQVASIIEKLPPL, translated from the coding sequence ATGTCTACCGTTTCATTCACTCCGCTCGCTTCCGCCCCCGCTCATGGAGAAAAGCCGCCAAAGTTTTCTGGTGCCGACTTCAAACGTTGGCAGCAGAAGATGCTGTTCTATCTGACCACCCTTAATCTATCTagatttctcaaggaggatcccCCCGTCGTCGTTGAAGGCGATTCTGACACACAAAGAAGGACATCAATAGATGCATGGAACCACAACGATTTTCTCTGCAGGAATTATATTCTGAATGGCCTCGACGACACTCTCTATAGTGTCTACTCCTATGTGAAGACGGCCAAGGAATTATGGGATTCTTTGGAAAAGAAGTACAAAACTGAAGATGCCGGCATAAAGAAGTTTGTAGTTGGCAAATTTCTGGACTTCAAGATGGTAGACTCAAAAACTGTAATGAGTCAAGTGCAAGAGATACAAATCATCTTGCATGACTTATTGGCCGAAGGAatggaaatcaatgaaccattccaaGTCGCGTCTATCATTGAGAAATTGCCTCCACTGTGA